The sequence TTTTGTATGATGTAACCCATTGATCATGATCACCACGACCTTGGAGAGCAACACACATAAAAGTACGTGGAACTTCACAACCAGCAACAATGTATTGGTTAGTATCTACGATTGATGAACACCAAGCTTCTGAACCATCAATAGTATTGGTACCTTTGTTTTTATAGTTTAAAGCAGCATTAAATTGAGTGTGGACACCATTGTAATTGGTTGAGGTTCTTAAATGACATTGAGCATTTCCGAGAAGTGTAACTAAACCTTGGGTAGACATTTTAATTGTgtgttgaatttaaaaaaagataatttgtataaatgaaattttaatttttcagtttaatgattttaaaatgaaaatcatattttctttttatagtttttttttttttttttttccaattaaaattaaagatttaatttattttttttttaattttttaattttgtaaaatgaccaactatttttattgaaaaaattaatgggtataaattttttaaaatttaataaaaatcacCCCACTTTTCAGATTTTTCCTAGCTGTCGCAATtggtgtgaaaaaaaaaataaaattaaaatgattgtaaattttttttgtaatggtttgattattaaaattaattttttttttttttttttttttttttaatttggtaaatttgtaaatttggaatttttatgattgaaaataattatatcttttttttttttatgatttttttttttttattgattttttttattttttttttattgttttttcaatgaaaaaaaaagtttttattccTTAAAGATTGACGATAATTAATTTAGATTggatattataaaaatacagtttttttttttttttttttatcattttttatttcaaatttaataataatagtttagaaatggaaaaaatataataaacaaaatcttgaatttggattttttttttttttttttattaaatttgattaaaaattaaattacaattttaataataagattaaaaatttattctaAAGCAGTAGCAATGTAATCAGCTCTTAATGAATAGACTTTGTTAGCATTCCAAGTGTAGAAAACACAATCGAAACCTTTGGTGGTAATGTTTCTTGGTTGAACACCAATACGAGTTTGATTGGTAGCATCAGTACAATCGATTTGATCAAAGTTGAGGGCAACCTTTGGGAGAGTAGCAAATTCAAATTGGAATTTAACTGGGACAACAACTTCACGTTTACCTGAACCGGTATTTAAGGCACAGTTATCGCCAGTGTAAATATCTGCACCAACTTGAGTGACTGAGCTTTGTACTGGTTGAGTGTAGAATTCACATCTTAATGAAATGTGGTTATTCCAGGTTAATGGGTGGATAGCAATTGAACGAGCTCTAATTGGAGTATCAAAGAAATGATTAACAACAGTGTTACGATCAGTTACACCAGTAATAGCAGCACCATTACGATATTCAGACCAGGTAACATTATCTAATGAATAACGGATTTTGTATGATGTAACCCATTGATCATGATCACCACGACCTTGGAGAGCAACACACATAAAAGTACGTGGAACTTCACAACCAGCAACAATGTATTGGTTGGTATCTACGATTGATGAACACCAAGCTTCTGAACCATCAATAGTATTGGTACCTTTGTTTTTATAGTTTAAAACAGCATTAAATTGAGTGTGGACATCATTGTAATTGGTTGAGGTTCTTAAATGACATTGAGCATTTGAGATAAGTTGAACTAAACCTTGGGTAgacattttataaattttattatttaaaaagataatttgtatgaaattttaatttttcaatttaatgattttaattaaaaattttttttctttttatactttttctttttttaattggttttttttttttttttttttattttttaaatttaattatttttaattttttttgtaaattgacAAAAAAGTAATcattgtttaaatttatttttgcaaagatttgattttttaaaaactaatttttaaaaaaaaaaaaaaaaaaaaaaaaaattattgggGGCAAGTGAAATTtcccaattttaaaataatctcaaacttttaaaagaaaacaaaaaaaaaaaaaaaatctttttactttttggggtttaacaaaaaaaaaaaaaaaaaaaaaaaaaaaaaaacaatcaatttttttttttttgtttggattttatttttataatttaataattatttaataaaatattttcttttttataatttaatttttatgtttagtcttttaatttatatatttctttttttatttatctttttaaaagctataattattattgaggAATCTAACTaaagaaaattatatttttttaattttatattaaaaaattaaaaatattttaatacaGTTGAttaaaatggttttttttttttttttttttttttttttttaatatattgattaattagtttatctaaaatatcaatttttttttaatatttttgaattttaaaatttaaatttattattcttttttcaatttaaataatcaaattaaaaattttaattgtaaaatattgtattaatattattggttttttttttttttttttttgatcaatgTTATTAAACCATGTtcatgaataataaaaattaatttcaataaattctTAAAACCGTTTGGATAATTATAAGTTCTCGCTAGTTCGATTCTGAATAAATGAAATAGGAATCGAACTAGCGACATATtctatataattttaaaatttagcTTCTCTAGGTTTCGATCCTAGGACCTCGAGGTTATGGGCCTCGCACTCTACCCCTGAGTTAAGAAGCTGTCGATTCAAGCTAACGAATCTTATGATTTTGTTGTAATAAAGTTActctataaaattaatacatATTAAATATGCATATTACATTACTAATTTTAGTTGACacacatttaaataatataataataataataataataatactgtcaactcattataaataatataaatactaaagaataattttataaacaatattgaatattaaatataaactaatattaaataaagataacaaagtattattcaattatataattattaattatatatatttataaagcTAACAAGCTTTATTACATTTGTGTAATGAACGTCGTATTCCAATTTCTATTAAATAACAGCAGCCTgggaaaaacaaaaaacaacatATACAAACTAATCagacaagaaaaaaaagcaaCCAACAAcgaacaaacaaaaaaattcaaaaacatcATCTCCCTACAACTCGAAAGATTTAGCAAACACTGGAACTCACCACTACACACAGTAGCACTACCATCAAACCTCAACAAATATATTACGTCACTAAACACACTCTACACCCCccaacttaaaaaaaaaaaaaaaaaaaaaaaaaaaaaaaaaaaaaaaaaaaaaaaaccatacaACCTTAAAAGGCACCTGTaatatctaataataaaattaataaaatgagtTATATCTCAAGAAGAAGCAACTAAAAATTGCGTTATtccattcaaaaaaaaaaattcctattaaatacttttaataatttgacCCTTGAACACAcagaaataattaataataaataataaaaaaaaaataatattatatctcttatataaaaattataagtTTAGTTTGTGCACAATTTGGAATAAAACAacaatgaatttttattttatttactatttatactaaaataaattttactAAAATTTCTGAGAATAAAGTAAGAATCTTGTATTTGTTAACGTCTTTTCAGCTACAGATCTATTtctatatttgtattttacCAGGGATAAAAacttaaatataaatttatgtCGCTTAATTATTCGCGATTATTAcatttttcatcatttgaatatataataatttccaTTATTCAAGAttcacaaaaaaagaaaaaaattaataaaagtaaaaaacattttgaaACTTGTATAAAATACATAATATACGTGAACACacagaaataataataataataatttatatatataatatatttatctCTTTTActactaaaaataatgtttatctttattttatttaaactatttatactaaaattaattttataaagaaacgaattttttaaatttagatcaccaaaataccttttttttttttttttaaaaaaaatcataattttCTATTGCAataactcttttttttttttttatatattttcaaaattttttttttttattaattattatttaaaaataaatataatataaattttaaatattattttaatataaatataatatattttattaaatatttacacatattaatt comes from Dictyostelium discoideum AX4 chromosome 2 chromosome, whole genome shotgun sequence and encodes:
- the dscC-1 gene encoding discoidin I, C chain and B chain, producing the protein MSTQGLVQLISNAQCHLRTSTNYNDVHTQFNAVLNYKNKGTNTIDGSEAWCSSIVDTNQYIVAGCEVPRTFMCVALQGRGDHDQWVTSYKIRYSLDNVTWSEYRNGAAITGVTDRNTVVNHFFDTPIRARSIAIHPLTWNNHISLRCEFYTQPVQSSVTQVGADIYTGDNCALNTGSGKREVVVPVKFQFEFATLPKVALNFDQIDCTDATNQTRIGVQPRNITTKGFDCVFYTWNANKVYSLRADYIATALE